In the genome of Diorhabda carinulata isolate Delta chromosome Y, icDioCari1.1, whole genome shotgun sequence, one region contains:
- the LOC130902926 gene encoding uncharacterized protein LOC130902926: protein MATRKKKSVVSQRQLYRRVAEANLAPVSQNCYNTSLIVNNDSNESSNSVFFADSMCESENDTCSSRDLDFNVNSPNENLLFNDATLYNHLTSYSSNVPPNDLFSNEPPPSDLHSKLSNWAASRYVRRTVVTHLLHILHPYHNELPLDSRTLLKTPRETKTKSLLNGEYCHFGLVNALKLKLLSVPNISQYSIINISFNVDGLPIYRNGQKHDLWPILALVKNFKSEPFIVGSFLGSGKPNLLSVFLEDFLIELSNLLTTGIEINNNIHEVKVHSFVCDAPARAYLKCVKTHSGYSSCERCDNSGEHLGRVIFKNLPFNKRDNESFRTKIDVSHHHGESPLIALPIDLIYVFSLDYMHLKYHSSFESQTTPDTQLNNLEVADERNSCCSSLSSRYKTYLGGALGRRIAGFLILN from the exons ATGGCAAcccgtaagaaaaaaagtgttgttagtcAAAGACAACTCTACAGAAGGGTGGCAGAAGCAAATTTAGCACCTGTGAGTCAGAATTGTTATAATACatctttaatagttaataatgattccaatgaatcatcaaattccgttttttttGCTGATTCAAtgtgtgaaagtgaaaatgacaCCTGTTCCTCAagagatttagattttaatgtaaactcgcctaatgaaaatttgctcTTCAATGATGCGACGTTATACAACCATTTGACTTCCTATTCCAGTAACGTGCCCCCtaacgatttattttctaatgaaccgCCGCCTAGCGATTTGCATTCGAAATTGTCAAACTGGGCAGCTTCAAGGTACGTTCGACGTACAGTAGTTACTCATCTCTTGCATATCTTGCATCCATACCATAATGAGTTACCGTTAGACAGTCGAACGCTGCTGAAAACGCCCagagaaacgaaaacaaaatcgTTGTTAAATGGCGAATATTGTCATTTTGGACTTGTTAACgctttaaaattaaagttattgtcAGTGCCTAATATTTCTCAGTACAGCATTATCAACATTTCATTTAATGTAGATGGACTGCCCATTTATAGAAATGGTCAGAAACATGATCTCTGGCCCATTTTAgcacttgtaaaaaattttaagagtgAGCCGTTTATTGTTGGTTCTTTTTTAGGAAGTGGCAAACCAAATTTATTGTCAGtgtttttagaagattttttaattgagttaTCGAACTTACTTACCACGggcattgaaattaataataatatccatgAAGTAAAAGTTCACAGCTTTGTTTGCGATGCTCCTGCGCGCGCATATCTGAAATGTGTGAAGACCCATTCAGGGTATAGTTCCTGTGAAAGGTGCGACAACTCTGGAGAACACCTGGGACgtgtcattttcaaaaatttaccttttaaCAAGAGAGACAACGAATCTTTTCGGACTAAAATTGATGTATCTCATCATCATGGAGAATCTCCTCTAATAGCTCTTCCTATAGATTTGATCTATGTCTTTTCTTTAGATTATATGCACCTA aaataccacagttcatttgAATCACAGACCACACCAGACACGCAACTCAATAATCTGGAAGTGGCAGACGAGAGAAACAGTTGTTGTTCTTCTCTCTCATCGCGATATAAAACGTACCTAGGTGGCGCTCTTGGCCGACGAATAGcgggatttttaattttgaattaa